One Mucilaginibacter ginkgonis genomic region harbors:
- a CDS encoding murein L,D-transpeptidase catalytic domain family protein: MKKTFWWVTSILLIFSVIAVSFKSAVADKHAEGAANGVTNPKVLTTEMRFGAMVSDIYQAAGLQASGLDMGVFQKALTGFYNLKSAHKLPQNSNILTVVDFSKPSREKRLWIVDLFSKSLLLNTWVAHGQGSGDDMASHFSNNDESHQSSLGFYVTDDIYMGKHGRSLRLDGMDQGFNDHARNRAIVLHAADYVCQNTINQLGRLGRSFGCPAVSPEVVDQVIGTLKGKTAIFVNGPDSRYSSKYLDMTMAANYALPTVTDTSAHPITLRAAL, from the coding sequence ATGAAGAAAACATTCTGGTGGGTAACAAGCATTTTATTGATCTTTTCTGTTATCGCTGTCAGCTTTAAAAGTGCTGTAGCTGATAAACATGCCGAAGGCGCTGCCAACGGTGTAACAAATCCTAAAGTTTTAACTACCGAGATGCGCTTTGGCGCCATGGTATCAGATATTTATCAGGCTGCAGGCTTGCAAGCTTCCGGTTTGGATATGGGTGTCTTCCAAAAGGCTTTGACAGGTTTTTACAATCTTAAATCAGCTCATAAACTGCCGCAAAACAGCAATATTTTGACGGTTGTTGATTTCTCTAAACCAAGTCGAGAGAAACGCCTGTGGATCGTAGATCTGTTTTCTAAATCGTTGCTGTTGAATACTTGGGTGGCGCATGGCCAGGGTAGTGGTGATGACATGGCAAGCCATTTTTCTAATAATGACGAGTCGCATCAAAGCAGCTTAGGATTCTATGTAACAGACGATATCTACATGGGCAAACATGGTCGCTCGTTAAGATTAGACGGTATGGACCAGGGCTTTAATGACCATGCTCGTAACCGCGCTATTGTATTACACGCGGCAGATTATGTTTGCCAGAATACTATTAACCAGTTAGGCCGCTTAGGCCGTAGTTTTGGTTGCCCTGCGGTATCGCCCGAAGTGGTTGATCAGGTTATCGGCACTTTAAAGGGAAAGACAGCTATCTTTGTTAACGGACCTGATAGCAGATACTCTTCAAAGTATCTGGATATGACTATGGCTGCCAACTATGCATTGCCAACTGTTACAGATACCAGCGCACATCCAATTACATTGCGTGCAGCATTGTAA
- a CDS encoding type II toxin-antitoxin system RelE/ParE family toxin: MSLKIIYSDDAISTLNAIHDFIILRFGTRVADKFIDKAEKVVTLISENPMMFKSIHLGNEIRKGFITEQTSVFYKISETEILLMYFWENRQEPQFL, from the coding sequence GTGAGTTTGAAAATTATTTATTCGGACGATGCTATTAGCACACTTAACGCTATACATGATTTTATAATCCTTCGATTCGGAACTCGCGTAGCTGATAAATTTATTGACAAAGCAGAAAAAGTTGTTACACTGATATCTGAAAATCCTATGATGTTTAAGAGCATTCATTTAGGAAATGAGATCAGGAAAGGATTTATTACAGAACAAACCTCTGTTTTCTACAAAATATCAGAAACAGAAATACTTCTCATGTATTTCTGGGAAAACCGGCAAGAACCACAATTTTTATAA
- a CDS encoding DUF2683 family protein, giving the protein MDSLIVYPENEEQLSALKSVINSMKIAFEQKSEEYPAHVIEGIKRSLRDAEEGKVYPFTSIRDMIRPK; this is encoded by the coding sequence ATGGACTCATTAATTGTTTATCCTGAGAACGAAGAGCAACTGTCCGCATTGAAGTCTGTGATCAACTCAATGAAGATCGCTTTTGAGCAGAAATCTGAAGAATATCCTGCTCATGTAATTGAAGGAATAAAGAGATCTTTGAGAGATGCAGAAGAAGGGAAAGTGTATCCGTTCACGAGTATCAGAGATATGATAAGACCAAAGTGA
- a CDS encoding nitroreductase family protein: protein MNTTFTAVAENIKNRRTVKPGTMNGNKVPNGEIAALLELANWAPTHALTEPWRFVVYERPLEFNAVHAQLYKQNTAEENFNEAQYSGLSQTGAKASHAIIVYMHREETTKIPVFEEIAATACAIQNIMLGAAALNIGTFWSTGGMTLKPAMKEYLQLGDLDQVMGVLYLGYTDVQPEGRRKVPLDEKISWK from the coding sequence ATGAACACCACTTTTACGGCAGTTGCCGAAAACATAAAAAACCGCAGGACAGTTAAACCGGGCACCATGAATGGTAATAAGGTGCCTAATGGTGAAATAGCTGCTCTGCTGGAATTGGCAAACTGGGCACCTACACATGCCTTGACAGAACCATGGCGCTTTGTTGTTTATGAACGCCCGCTCGAATTTAATGCCGTTCACGCTCAACTCTATAAACAAAATACCGCTGAAGAAAATTTCAATGAGGCGCAATACAGCGGTTTAAGCCAAACAGGTGCCAAAGCATCGCATGCGATAATCGTGTATATGCACCGCGAAGAAACCACTAAGATCCCTGTGTTTGAAGAGATAGCAGCTACCGCGTGCGCTATTCAGAATATCATGCTTGGCGCTGCCGCGCTAAACATCGGCACTTTTTGGAGCACAGGCGGCATGACGCTTAAACCCGCCATGAAAGAATATCTTCAGTTAGGCGATCTTGACCAGGTGATGGGCGTGCTGTATTTAGGATACACAGATGTACAGCCCGAAGGCCGCCGCAAGGTCCCTCTTGATGAAAAGATATCCTGGAAATAA